The genomic segment gttttgtgttttctttgataCCATTTTCACTGCCTGAGAAGTTTTAGGTAAAAAATACAGCTTTTTTAATGTCTACATACATGTAAACTTTGTGATTTTTGGTctcacatttaaatttaaattataaatgagagTAGAGAGAAAATCATACCCTGTGTGGGGTCTTTCAGATTTTTAATGGGACGCTGCAAAGATTATCATTAGTCAAGCAAtctgaaaaacagtttttaaCTTGTGACATTTAAACAGCTCATATTGAATAGTATAATATAATAAACGACCAGTCAGGAAACTTGGTAAGGTTCTATCACTAATTGGTGACTTGAGTAAGATAGAACTTTTCATAACCTTAGATCTCTTATCTACAATTGAAGAGAGGGGGCTATTTGGTCTTCCAAGTTTTCATGTCACAGGAAAATATAATGATTCCTTTCCTGTCCGCCAGGAACATTCCGGGTGCATTTAACCACAGATACCCCTAGAATTTAGCAAGTGGCCATTTAAGATGTTTTTTTGTATATGAAGTTTTTTTCACATATTCCTAATTCTGAATTTTGGCTTTACTCGGGGCTTATCATTCTCCATTTGTAGTTTTAGTCAATTATTTGATAGATGTTGATTTGTGCATTCTACTTTTTGTccctttccttatttcttctttctgggaCATTTTTATTCTCTAACATTGAGTTCTGTAAGGACACTAGTGAATGAACACACTATATAAATGCAGAAAACTGACATTCTGCGTTGTCTGTTTTGCTTGTATTTCTTAACCTTCTTGAAGACTGATTTGAACTCTTGAACTAAGTTGTCTCCATTTGTAGGTGGTGACAGTGATCCTCCATTAAAGCGTAGCCTTGCACAGAGGTTGGGGAAGAAAGTGGAAGCTACAGAAACTAACACTGACAAAGCACCAAAGAAAGGTACCTTTGTTCcaatatactctgtgtgtgtgtgtgtgtgtgtgtgtgtgtgtgtgtgtgtgtgtgtgtgtgtgtgtgtaatcatgATACTTGTCTCTTGTAATGTTAACAGGTATGGTTCGTCATTCTTTTTTGTTCAGGTAAATTAGATTATCTTGTGTTTGcattattcaacaaacatttgagtaTTTACTCTAGTGCTAGATTTTAGGGAGATGCCActggataaaataaataacatcacaGTGCTCAGGAGCTTATAGTATAATGGCAGATAGGAGTACTTATATATATTGTGATAAATTCTGTGATAGAAAAAGTACACAGTGTTATCGGAGCACACAGGAAGGGCACTTCTCTTACCATCTGTCAGGGAAGGGTTCCCAAGGCAAATTATGTTGAAGCAGACCTGAAACATGAGTTAGGAATTAGGCAGGTGAAGCTGAAGGATCAGAGGCTATGCTGAGGCAGAGAAAGCACAGAGCTAAGAAAGCAGGATATACTCAAGGAACTGAGTATGGTTGAAACATAGAATTGGGGTAAAGGGCATATTgactggagaggaggaaggaagtggaTCATATGGAGCCTTTCAAGCCATGGTAGAGAGTTTGGACTTTGTAGCAAACCATGTGAAGGTTATGAACAAGGATCAAAAGCTCAGATTGCATTTCAGAACCATCACCCTGCCTAAAATACGGAGAAAGATTAGAAGGGGACGAGTGTGCTGTCCAGGATATGAGTTAGCAGGCTGTTAATAAAATCTAAACGAGAGGAGTTAGTGGCATAGATTTAGTGTTCTAAAAGTTGGTATGGAGAGATGTGGACTAAATTGAGAGATATTTGGGAGTTAGAATGATTACGTGGTTGAAGTTCTACTTATAGAAAGAAGTCAAGGTtggactttgttttccttttatgacTTGGCAGTGAAACATTGGTGTTAATTACTGAAAGaataggtgggttttttttcctttttattgtgttTAGTTTTAACTTCTTTTGAAGATGAGAAACTTCCACTTTTCCCCTAGCTAAAGAGACTTTAATGAGTAGATGTTTTTGTTCAGGGTCTTTCTTGGGTCTCTCAGAGCAAacaagttactctttttttttttttttaagattttatttatttgacagacagcgagagagggaacacaagcagggggagaggaagaagcaggcttcccaccgagcagggagcccgacatggggctcgatcccaggaccctgagatcatgacctgagccgaaggcagccgcttaaccgactgagccactcaggccccccaAGTTACTCTTTTTCTTTGCAGTCATAACCTTTTTCTCCTTGCCTATCGatcatattaaaaattttcataaataaaaagcacattttaaatagaTTGGGGGGCCTTTTGATGCCATTAAGATTATAGAAGTTTGtacaataacaaaattatttcccTGAATTCAAGTTTTTGCTTTTCagatctaaaaaaatattttttttttttaaagccttccaAAGTGCTCTAGGGAATCCATGATTCACATAGGTCTTGttctgtggaaaagaaaaattttaagaccttaagagatttcttttttaagtattttcattaGAAGACAAACATAAACCTAATttgtgaactttaaaaaaaaaaggtctctgtTCAACTTTTGgtgtttaaaatacatattttttacagTTCATGTTTCCAAGTCTCTGAAGGAGCGATTAGGCATGTCAGCTGGTCCCAACAGTGAGGAGGCAGGAGGTAGGTAAACCCTGAGACCagcttctaatatttttttccttgccatAACAATCTTTaccttttctctgatttattttcctgTTGCAGTTAAGTTAGGGCTtgtgtcttttgtggttttatttgttattttatttatttttttttaagtaatatgaCTCACtggtatgaattcttttttttttttttttaagatttgagagagagaactagtagtggagaggggcagggggggctggagagagcgagagaagcagactctctgccgagcaggaagTCTTAacacaggactcagtcccaggacccggATATCATGACCTgtgcggaaggcagacgcttaactgagccactgaggtgccccatgAATTCTCTTAAAAGATGGTGaaatgataaaatctttaaaaaaaaaaaaaaaaaaagggcgcctgggtggctcagtcgttaagcgtctgccttcggctcaggtcatgatcccagggtcctgggatcgagtcccacatcgggctccctgcttggcaagaagcctgcttctccctctcccactccccctgcttgtgttcctgctctcgctgtctctctctgtgtcaaataaataaataaaatctttaaaaaaaaaaaaagatggcgaAATGATCAGTTCACCATAGCATTAGTAGTAAGAAACTAGAAACTACCTAAATATCCAACAAAAATTCAACTAAGGTAgttatgtacaaaaataattattgtcaTAAGTCATATTTTGAACAGTCATGATTTGAAAAACTTCTCACATTATATTGAATGAAGAAAGGTTACAAAAGAACACATTGCTTTTGACCTTTGGATTTAGGGTAAGAATCTTACTTTGTGGGGGtgatgaagtttattttattatagaaacTTACTCAGAATAACATCCGTAtgtatgatttcagttttgtaaagataaaaatatatgccttagaaaaacactgcaaaaaatacaccaaaataattttcttttctatattctgTACTCTTCCTGTactcttaatttttaaaccttttaaattGCAAGATCTAACCACttagtgtatatatgtatacagtttAAAGAATAGTAAAATGAACCTGTACTCCAGCCATCCTGCTCTTTTATACCTCGGtcttctgattgagccagcctTGCGCCCCTCAGtttaatgctttttaatttttatatctatgctttttaatttttatgtctatGTTTATGAATGGTGTTagcctgtgctttttttttttttcatcctatCCTTATCTGGTTTGTATATTAAGATTTTTACCAGCATCATAAAAAGAGAGTCTGATGTTAAACATTCTTACTCTTTTATAAAGAACCTGGGTTTATTCTTCAGaagcttttataattttctctttattcctccCTGCTGTGCTGGGACTTTAGTACAGTAGGTCTAAACATGGCACTTTTGGTTGATTCAGCCTAGTGTTCAGTGGGCCCTTCAAATCTGAGGACTTAGTTCTAGAAAACATTCCTCCCATTTCCCTGAGTATGTCTTCccactcttcttttggtttctccgTGGCATTCGTACCAGACAGAGGCTGGAATTTCAGGACATAGGTTTCACGTGTTTTCTAACCTTGCCTTcatgctctctgctccttggctttttgtttgtttctttggttttgatttttgtctCACCTTTATGGTCTTTGCTTGACTTTATTATCTAGGTCAGGAATTGACAGACTTTTTCTATGAaaggtcagatagtaaatattttaggtgttGTGGTGCAGTCTCCACAGCTACTCCACTGTGCGGCCATGGCCACATTGGGCCCATCAGCTATAGTTTGCCAAGCCTCTTCTAGATGgctgattgtcttttttttattattcagttcCTTTGGTGGGATTTATTTGTGTGCCTGTGTTTTTATCTTCCAAGACCTTTTTTTTGTTCTCTGGTTTCTCCCTGTTTCACAGCCTGATTTCGGGCTGCCCTGGAGTTTCTaattggaatcttaaaaaaaaaaaaagtgtgtattaTCTTGTCATCTCCAtcacttctgtttgttttggtcCACTTTTAATGTTGTGGTTTTTTCATAGCTCTTGGGCTTCCTTTGGAGGTTCTAAAGGTCTTATTCCCAAGTGGTCCTCTCTCCAGACTGGGAGACACGAGTGAGGGCTGCCTGAGGCGGGGAGGGCGTGCTAAAAGTCAGCTTGTGTGGGTTGCAGGCTGGAAGGCTAGGGGCCCATACCATTGCCACAGTAAGaaagtttctttccttccctacctctcctttttcctcttctcccctgttctttttctgcttagcattttttgttgttctccctccagccccaaccTCCTAActtgctcccctccccagcagaTTCTCCTCTTTTCAGGGAGCAGTTCCAGGAGAAAGTCATGACTGGTCCTGCGGCTCTGTAGGCCATCCTTACATTTCTGCCCACTGTTCTTTTCCTACTAGTTTGGCAGTTTTCTTTGGCTCTGCTGGGAAGAACAGATCTCACTCCTatagtttcatttgttctttttctgtttttctgtaaatTCACATAGCTGCTGTCTTATCTCAGAAATCCCTCGATTTATGCTGTGCCAGTGGCAGCCTTGTTTTCCACTACTGTTGTgggtttattctgtttttaatgtcTTCTCTATTGTTTTGATAAAATTTTGGTAGAGTGGGGAAACAAGATCTTCATGTCACCATTCACGCACTTCCTTGGAGTGGAAATTTTGAGATCAGTCTGCCATCTTTAAatggaagaatttttatttaaaaagcctaAGCAAGTAATTCAGTATCTGTTTGAGTGCTTCCTATATACAGgtactatattaaaatatttccgaTAACTACATATAGTCCGTTTTCATGAAGTATCTAGTATGGCTGGAAATGCAGGTAGTTGCAGTGCTGTGATCAGAGAAATAAACTAGATTGGCAGGTATCAGGTTCTAAACCGAACTCAGTTAAAACTAGGCAGCAAGAGAATGAGACCAGTAGGGCATACTCTCTGTAGAAGGGACAGCATGTTCAAAAAATGAGAAGGTGAAACCAAACATGTGTTTAAGGTTGTTAAaggatattttttgttttggatcCTTCATTAAAAGCTGTCATTCAGGGGCCCCttggtagctcagtcggttaagcgtctgccttcagctcaggtcatgatctcagggtcctgggatcgagccctggggcagactccctgtttctccctctcccccttcgccctgctcatgctctctccctctctctctctcacaaataaataaaatcttaaaaaaacacaaaaaaactgtCCTTCAGTTCAAATGCGTGTGTACAATctccatatttttcttgtttttcccacATTACTTCACTATTTCTTTTAGCTTTTTAGTAATGACGACAAGCATATCTGTCAGATGTGAAATTTGCTCTTTAAACAGATGTAGAATGACTAACATATCATTAAAAATCGCACTTCAGTGGCATGCCAATCTTTGAgcctttcccatttttcttctgtcttgttaccTGTTTTagctcctattcatccttcaaatatCACTTAAACATTACTTTCTCTGAAAAGCTTCCCTTAACCAATTCTAGACAAAGGTTGGGGTTCTTCCTCCTACATAGTATTATACTTCCTTTATCAAAGTTAtcattgttggggtgcctggctggctcagtagggcATGCAGtgtagctcttgatctcaggatcatgagttcaagccccgttgggcttagagcttacttaaaaaaaaaaaaaaagaacccacaaAGTTACTATTACCATACTGTAAACTACATGTGGGCAGAGATTGTGTTTTGCTTATCATTATATTTCTAGCACAGTGTCCAGCACCTGTTTATAAGTGAATGGAAGAAttaatttattgccattttgttaagaTTTACAATGACAGATGTCTCCAGCTAATAAATGGCTTTGAGATTCTTCAGGAATAAGCTTCTGAATAGAACTCCAACAAATCAGTAATTTTTGCCACCTAAGAGTTTTCATTGAGGGCCACTACCTGAAACGTGcagtattttaaaactgaaattgaaACTAATATACTTTGATCATTTTAATTACCTGCCTACATGATACCACTCTATTAGGACTCTGCCCTGATCCAAGAATAGAGAGAGCATACGTTGTTAAGAGGTGAATGCTAAATACAGTgattgttttttccccccatgaaAACAGAGAGAGTCACTAAAGTTGGTGAGATCCATGTGAAGACATTAGAAGAAATTCTTCTTGAAAAAGCTAGTCAGAAACGTGGAGAATTGCAACCTAAACTCAAGACAGAAGGACCTTCAAAAGTTGATGATTCTGCTTTAGGAACAAGAAGCCCCTCCACTATCCGAATCAAAACCTTCTCTGAGGTCCTGGCTGAAAAGAAACATCGGCAGCAGGAAGCAGAGaggcaaaaaagcaaaaaggatgTAACTTGCATCAAGCTAAAGACAgagagtgaaattaaaaaaacagtggTTCTGCCACCTATAGTTACCAGCAAAGGACAATCAGAGGAGCCCGCAGGGAGGACAAAGTCTATGCAGGAGGTGCACATCAAGACGCTGGAGGAAATTAAACAGGAGAAGGCGCTGCGGGTACAGCAGAGCTCTGAGAGCAGCACCAGCTCCCAGCCTCAGCCTGAGGCCACCCCAGGGGCAAGGCGGCTTCTCCGAATCACAAAAAAAACAGGTAACACCACAGTTTGgtctgggggccctgggtggctcagtcgttaagcgtctgccttcggctcaggtcatgatgccagggtcctgggatcgagccctgcatcgggctccctgctcggcaagaagcctgcttctccctctcccactccccctgcttgtgttccctctctcgctatgtctctctctgtcaaataaataaattttaaaaagcaaaacaaaacacaaaaatcccaCAGCTTGGTCTGTAGTACCATTTCCCCGGATCAGATTTCACAGGGCAGTACTCCACAGGGTTTTCATAGTAGGGGTTCTGTGAGAACTTCACTCAGatcactttgaaaaccactggatcAAATGAAGTTAAACTCTTTCTTTACAGGAGTGCTATATAGACCTTTGATATTTTAAGGTACATTTTGAAACTTTATGAGGGCGAATGGGCTTCatctacaattttatttgtcctatctttattttcattaagaaaagTTTTACTTAAACTGTTCCTGAAGTTGCAgcctaaatgaaataattaatgaTGTGTTTAATGTGAATATAGgtataaaagaagagaagaaacttCAAGAAGGAAGTGAAGTTGCTTCCCAGAGCAGTGTTATTAGAACAGAGGCTAAAGAGGTGAGTTTATTTAAGATCATTTCATAGTTTTGTTCATGGCAAGCAAAGGCCAGATGAATGATAAAGTGTGCCTTTTAGTTTTAGcataataaatttctatttaacacttcaataataaattaGGTAAACAGTCTTTCATTATGCTTATACTATTCTGTGAGAATTTTCTGCACTTACAGTGTTCCCTGCCCccttaaaagttgttttttttaattcagccaTTTAACGTTTTTTAAACTAAGCATAATGGCACTCATTTTACAAAacttggggacttttttttttaaaagaattaaaaacccTGTAATTCTGCAGCCCAGACATAACAACCATTAGCTTTTTTCATGGGTTTTTCTCAAGCcttttatttatgtacatatgtatgtgaaCTTGTTCATTGTTTAACTCATGTTTAGAAAGTAATtgagaggggcgtctgggtggctcagtcgttaagcgtctgccttcggctcgggtcatgatccccagggtcctgggatcaagccccacatcgggctccctgctcggcgggaagcctgcttctccctctcccactccccctgcttgtgttccctctctcactgtgtctctctgtcaaataaatgaataaaatcttaaaaaaaaaaaaaaaaaaaaagaaagtaattgagAACTCTATAGTGTATCATTTTGCAGCCTGCTTTAATTTTACTATATTCATAATTCTTCGGGATGTTTGTTTTTACTGACCATGACATAATGTTCTATTATATCAATATAGTCTGCTTCTGgacatttgtattttgttttacacAGTTAAGGTAATGAACATCCTTGTCCATAAATCTTTGTGCAAGTGTCTGATTATTTAGGAGGCATTTGTATTTGACTTAGGGTCATGATTGTCTAAGCCTATAAAATTGGGGTTTTCATTGTTCCATACATCTTTAACTTTTCATCTTCAGTTTGGTATTTTCTGTTTAATATCAAAGAGCAAAAGCTCTTGTGTTCTGGATCGTGTTAAACTCTGCTTGACATGGATGTCAGCCCAGTAACTTAAACAAGATTTTcttaattgagataaaattgacatttatattattttcgacatatttatattagtttcaggtgtacttttttcttttaaacaagtttttgtttcgttttgtttttaagattttattttttaagtaacctctacatccAGCGTGgcgctcgaactcacaacctcgagatcaagagtcacttgctctaccaactgagccagccaggcaccccaagttttttctccgtggttgttgttgttgttgttttaattgcgCTATAAAGCCTGGTAACTTACAAATAATAATTATCATACAGATTGTTTGTTAGAGGTATGAAATTTTAAATCTGTCATTTAAATTTGCCCACAGGCTTCAGAAGAGACCACAGGAGTTGGCATCACCAAAATTCAAGTCAAGAGGTGTGAGACCATGAGAGAGAAGCACATGCAGAAACAGCTGGAGAGGGGCACCtcacagaaggaaaaatcagTTTTGACACCCCTCCGGGGAGACGTAGACTCTTACAATACTCAGATAGCAGAGAAGCCGGTGCTCACTACAGTGCCAGGCCTCACACGGCACCTGACCAAGCGGCTTCCCACAAAGCCATCCCAAAAGGCAGAGGTAGAAACCTCAGGCATTGGGGACTCAATATTGAATGTGAAATGTGCAGCACAGACCTTGGAAAAAAGGGGTAAAGGTGAGTGGTTTTTCTAGTGTATCTTGCTTTAGGATTTGAAAATTACCAAGTTTCCAGTAACTCCCTAGCAACAATTAAGTTAAATTCCATTTGTGTTGTATACTTTTCACATAGGTGGAAAGTAGTATTTCTGATAATTCTACTTAAAAAGACAAAGCTCCTTTCTCAGAATTTAAAATTGCTGTTAAAAAGCTTTGTCtatgggcacctgtgtggcttagtcaaGTAAACCTTGTGCTCAGGtcacgggctccctgcttagtggggagtctgcttctccctctctctctccccctccccctgctcactcactctctcaaataaataaaaaaaaatctttgaaaaatagaagtaaaaaaaataaaaagctttgtcTAAagctcactttggcagcacatatactaaaactggaaTGCTCCAGGGAAGATTAGGatggcccctgtgcaaggatgacacacaaattcaggaagcattccatattttaaacTAAGTCATGGGGACGTAAcatagcatggtgactgtagttaactaCTATATTacgtatttgaaagttgctaggagagtagatcttaaaagtgctcacacaaaaaaattgtaactatgtatggtaatggattaactagacttattgtggcgATCATGTAGACACGATGTATACAAATATtaagtcattatgttgtatacccaaaactaatacaatgttatatgtcagttatacctcagtgGGGGAATAAAAGCTCTCTGTGGTGCATCTTTCCTCTggttttgaagaagaaaaacaccaGGGAATGGAAGAACAGTAGCGAATTCAAGAGCCAGTGAAAGGAATTGAGTATAGATGTACATTATGACCACATTGTAGTGCACATTGTTTATGGATTACTTTCAGTTTGGGGGGGTGTTTATTTCTAGTATTGTGAAGGAATTTTGATATCCTAAAGTTATTCTCCATGTAAAAGAGGAGTTATTCTAGCTATTAATCAGATATTTTCTGTCCCTTGTAGCTAAACCCAAAGTCAATGTGAAGCCATCTGTGGTTAAAGTCGTCTCATCCCCCAAATTGGCCCCCAAACGCAAGGCAGTGGAGGCCCACCCTGCTGTCATCGCTGCTGTGAAGCCACTCAGCTCCAGCGGCGTCCTCCAGGAAAGCCCCACCAAAAAAGCAGCCGTGGTAAGAAGGAGATGCAGCTAGATGGTGCTTTGGTCAGTGTGGGAGGAAAGCAGGGAAGAGTCACTCTGCTAGCTCTGTGTGCTACTTTTGCCATTTCCGAAGCATTTTAGTTGTTTAGGTTGTTACAGTATTCTACATTCACAGTTAGACATTTGTGGAGTGgcagaatggaattttttttttttttaagctaattcTTGGGTGGCaagatattttgtttatttctacacTCAGcctttggattatttattctcgGATTTCCAGGCTTAAAGAATGATAACCATGGTTCTAAGAAAGTGGCAAAGTAAATGAATATGCTCAAATAAAAAAAGCCTGACTCCCACTGAGTTAaccttccttttacttttgtaGGCGGTTGTCCCACTCCTTTCTGAGGACAAGTCAGTCACTGTGCCTGAGATGGAAAAACCTAGAGACAGGTAAACCTTGCAATTCTTCTTAACCAAACTTTAGGccactattattatttatgtgcTCTAGAGAATGACACTGCTAAATAAATCTTCAAACGTGTCCAACTTAGCCACTCAGACCAACTTAATAGCGAACTTAAATCTGCTAAACTTCCAGTTAATTACAAGAAAACATGATATGCATGCAAGGTTGCTGTTCTCCTTTGGTGCCACTGTTTATATATTGATTGCATTATTTTTGCAATGTTTTCAGTATCTATCTGAATTGTTCTTTAAACGGGTGAAAatggtgctcgcttcggcagcacatacactaaacAGGTGAAAATGCCTCGTCCCAAATCAGTAAAATAATTCTTGTGTTATGTTGTTATCAGAAGTAACTCTTCGCGAACTCTTTGTGTTCCTGAGACCAATGTGGGACCATTCAGTCAACCATTAACAAAGGGCagttttctaataatattttgggttttttcccttgCAGTCTTGTGCTGCCTCCAACCCAGTCCTCTTCAAATTCCTCCCCACCGGAAGTATCTGGCCCTTCTTCATCTCAGATGGCCACGAAAACTCGCCGACTCAGCTCCACCTCAACAGGAAAGCCCCCGCTTTCTGTGGAGGATGATTTTGAGAAACTAATATGGGAGATTTCAGGAGGCAAATTAGAAGCTGAGATCGACTTGGATCCTGGGAAAGATGAAGATGACCTTCTGCTTGAGCTATCAGAGATGATTGATAGCTGAAGGCagtagaacatttaaaaaaaaaaaaaaaaaaactggacttaGTTTCATCTATTATAACATTTACCCAAGATGATCATTTCTTTAGTCTAGAATTTGCCCCCAATCAGAAGTATACCTCTGAATTACCTGTATGTGTCCTGGATTCCTTGGGGTCAGATTTTTGAAGTCCCTTGATAACCATTTTGTCCATTCGATGCCGTGGTTTAGCATCTATGAGAAAAATGTTCTGTCTTACACCTCTCCACAGAAAAACTGAGAGGGAGATCCAAGTCAAAGGGTGCAAGAGAACTTAGTGACTCCTTGAGGTGTTTGTCAGTTTgggcttttttcctctttgctctagtatttcttttatgtattgtCTTAATGTACTTATTAATGTAACCTGAGTTTGAAAAGGATGAAGACCAGCTGCTGCCAGTGAGGACCAAATTTCACACTACCACTAAACAAAAGATCCACTCTGTCTGCGTTAAATTGTATGTCTTTTTAAAGGTATTTGGAGATTCAACTAAGCTTTAGAGAAGGCTGAGCAGCTCCGGAAGCTTGTAATCTGGACATAACTTTTTCAACCTGATTTCCATGCTTCTGCTGCTCTGTCAGCCTCTGAAGAGCAATAGCTAATTTATtattactgtaattttttaaggctttaaaGTGCCTCAGGGgtcctctgaaactaattttctatttctgggaTTCCCTGGATTCTTAATAAGAGATGGTGACATAATGATtagaggaattctttttttagcATGAAAgttgtcctttctcttcttcaatACTTGCCTCCTACTGGCATTGAATTCTCACAGGGATTAAAAttggttaattttttatttctaactctCCCAGCAAACTCCTCTTGCCCAGTTATTTATTTGGTGCCCTTTAACCACCAGAGGGGAACAAATGAACTCCTCCAAGCTGCCAATATTTATCTCTGGACTGGAGCAGTACACCGAACTGTACTGTAGCGGGGATGATTGAGATGCTCTGGGGGTGTATTGTATACCTTCCAGTTTTCTTCGTTTCtgaattgaattttcttttcttgatgtcAGTCTCCTTCATATCACCTCAAGGTTTAGACTTGTGAAGGAACAAGTACGATGGGGATAAGAGTCTTGAAAGGAGACATACTGTACATaatcagaaggaagaggaaagaaggaccTGTCCGTTTTGATACTTTGCCGTAGGTGGCCAGTTTGGTTTCTCACAGGGAAATCTGATCCACCTGTCGTGTTGGCTCCTAAGGAACTGCTGTTGTAAGCGGCTCATCAAGAGTTGAACCTCATGTAGCCTTGTTGGGaatatggaaaaggaagaaagccaCAGGACTGCCCATTCAGTCTTGGGAAGATCTGGATGATTCTGCACAAGCAAAAATGACTTGAAATTTATGTATAGACACCTCTCTACCAGTCCATCTTCAGCTGACTGAATGTTGTATAATAGCCCTTCTCCAAAGCAAGGGTGGAATGTTCTGGTTTCACAGATTTTCTACTCATTTCATTTTTGGAATCAGCTTAAAGATTCCAGGTCCCTTTTGTATATAAcctttattcttttgcttttttaaaaataattttgtttcatatttaaagTCCTTGTATTAGTCAATGATTCATGTTCAGC from the Halichoerus grypus chromosome 7, mHalGry1.hap1.1, whole genome shotgun sequence genome contains:
- the ZC3H11A gene encoding zinc finger CCCH domain-containing protein 11A isoform X1; protein product: MPNQGEDCYFFFYSTCTKGDSCPFRHCEAALGNETVCTLWQEGRCFRQVCRFRHMEIDKKRSEIPCYWENQPMGCQKLNCAFHHNRGRYVDGLFLPPSKTVLPTVPESPEEEVKANQLTVQQNKLSVQSNPSPQLRSVMKVESSENVPSPTHPPVVINAADDDEDDDDQFSEEGDETKTPILQPPPEVHNGLRTASARKPGVNLKQGECLNFGIKTLEEIKSKKMKEKSKKQGEGSSGVSSLLLQPQPIPGPEKENVRTVVRTVTLSSKQGDEPLVRLSLTERLGKRKFSVGGDSDPPLKRSLAQRLGKKVEATETNTDKAPKKVHVSKSLKERLGMSAGPNSEEAGERVTKVGEIHVKTLEEILLEKASQKRGELQPKLKTEGPSKVDDSALGTRSPSTIRIKTFSEVLAEKKHRQQEAERQKSKKDVTCIKLKTESEIKKTVVLPPIVTSKGQSEEPAGRTKSMQEVHIKTLEEIKQEKALRVQQSSESSTSSQPQPEATPGARRLLRITKKTGIKEEKKLQEGSEVASQSSVIRTEAKEASEETTGVGITKIQVKRCETMREKHMQKQLERGTSQKEKSVLTPLRGDVDSYNTQIAEKPVLTTVPGLTRHLTKRLPTKPSQKAEVETSGIGDSILNVKCAAQTLEKRGKAKPKVNVKPSVVKVVSSPKLAPKRKAVEAHPAVIAAVKPLSSSGVLQESPTKKAAVAVVPLLSEDKSVTVPEMEKPRDSLVLPPTQSSSNSSPPEVSGPSSSQMATKTRRLSSTSTGKPPLSVEDDFEKLIWEISGGKLEAEIDLDPGKDEDDLLLELSEMIDS
- the ZC3H11A gene encoding zinc finger CCCH domain-containing protein 11A isoform X2, with amino-acid sequence MPNQGEDCYFFFYSTCTKGDSCPFRHCEAALGNETVCTLWQEGRCFRQVCRFRHMEIDKKRSEIPCYWENQPMGCQKLNCAFHHNRGRYVDGLFLPPSKTVLPTVPESPEEEVKANQLTVQQNKLSVQSNPSPQLRSVMKVESSENVPSPTHPPVVINAADDDEDDDDQFSEEGDETKTPILQPPPEVHNGLRTASARKPGVNLKQGECLNFGIKTLEEIKSKKMKEKSKKQGEGSSGVSSLLLQPQPIPGPEKENVRTVVRTVTLSSKQGDEPLVRLSLTERLGKRKFSVGGDSDPPLKRSLAQRLGKKVEATETNTDKAPKKERVTKVGEIHVKTLEEILLEKASQKRGELQPKLKTEGPSKVDDSALGTRSPSTIRIKTFSEVLAEKKHRQQEAERQKSKKDVTCIKLKTESEIKKTVVLPPIVTSKGQSEEPAGRTKSMQEVHIKTLEEIKQEKALRVQQSSESSTSSQPQPEATPGARRLLRITKKTGIKEEKKLQEGSEVASQSSVIRTEAKEASEETTGVGITKIQVKRCETMREKHMQKQLERGTSQKEKSVLTPLRGDVDSYNTQIAEKPVLTTVPGLTRHLTKRLPTKPSQKAEVETSGIGDSILNVKCAAQTLEKRGKAKPKVNVKPSVVKVVSSPKLAPKRKAVEAHPAVIAAVKPLSSSGVLQESPTKKAAVAVVPLLSEDKSVTVPEMEKPRDSLVLPPTQSSSNSSPPEVSGPSSSQMATKTRRLSSTSTGKPPLSVEDDFEKLIWEISGGKLEAEIDLDPGKDEDDLLLELSEMIDS